From Arctopsyche grandis isolate Sample6627 chromosome 12, ASM5162203v2, whole genome shotgun sequence, one genomic window encodes:
- the LOC143919970 gene encoding uncharacterized protein LOC143919970, with translation MSTREDPQLQTSETSTSRHPLSTLHSPGVSASPAQVAMECRLCLCSAPAGSFVSIHDDPHPPRLVQRIWTCCRLRVKNGDHLPDTICRSCVNNLELFDSFRNVCLQNDTTSRVGLDKYLKVKPEEVLLDDLIWKDELGADRPPDICSSTVDGEIPGGENTWNDNMVEIRDTNRHILSEELPLREALDKMCSTHSELDHKNKFQDNLFTHNLVTQKNFNTQGKLHEWDNCSKSFNRNDGLRGHMSVNTGVKPHKFEICLKSVTKKEMDSSLSGNKPFKCDYCSKSFLSKNHLRNHMVIHSGVKPHKCNICSKSFLRKNELTLHMNIHTGIKPHKCDVCLKSFLRKNDLKAHMNIHAGVKLHKCDICSKSFVSKIYLRTHMVIHRAVKPHKCDICSKSFRRKYNVSVHMNIHTGEKPHKCDVCSKSFLSKKELKAHTSIHSRVKPHECDICSKSFHSNDLLRRHMVIHSGVKPHKCDICSKSFHRKNQLNVHKNIHTGVKPYKCEVCSKSFLRKHELKAHVSIHSGVKPHECDVCSKSFHSKICLRNHMAIHSPVKPHKCDICSKSFRRKYQLSVHKNTHSGVKPYKCDVCSKSFLSKFYLRTHMNIHSEVKSHTCDICSKSFRSKGHLCKHIVIHSGVK, from the exons ATGTCAACCAGGGAAGACCCTCAACTCCAAACGTCTGAAACGTCTACATCTAGACATCCATTGTCCACTCTGCACTCTCCAGGAGTTTCTGCTTCTCCTGCCCAAGTAgcaatggagtgcagactttgtctctgctctgctccagcagggtccttcgtctccatccacgacgaccctcatccaccgcgtttggtgcaacgcatttggacctgctgtcggCTGCGG GTTAAGAATGGTGACCATCTGCCAGATACGATATGCCGTTCTtgtgtcaacaatctggaattgttcGACAGCTTTCGAAATGTTTGTCTTCAGAATGACACAACGTCAAGGGTGGGATTAGACAAGTATTTGAAAGTCAAGCCGGAGGAAGTTTTGCTGGATGATTTAATATGGAAAGATGAGTTGGGTGCTGATCGGCCACCTGACATTTGTAGTTCAACAGTCGATGGCGAG atccCTGGAGGAGAAAATACTTGGAATGATAATATGGTTGAAATAAGAGACACCAATAGACACATTCTGTCGGAAGAATTACCATTACGAGAAGCTTTAGATAAGATGTGCTCTACACATTCTGAATTGGACCATAAAAACAAATTCCAAGACAACTTGTTTACCCACAATCTTGTGACACAGAAAAACTTTAACACTCAAGGAAAGCTGCATGAATGGGACAATTGTTCAAAGTCATTTAATAGGAATGATGGTCTCCGTGGACACATGAGTGTTAATACaggggtaaaaccacacaaatttgaaatttgtttaaaatcagttACTAAGAAGGAAATGGATAGTAGCCTCTCTGGAAAtaaaccgttcaaatgtgactattgttcaaaatcattcctttCAAAAAATCACCTCCGTAATCACATGGTTATTCATAGTggagtaaagccacacaaatgtaacatttgttcaaaatcattccttagaaaGAATGAACTCacattacatatgaatattcatactgggataaagccacacaaatgtgacgtttgtttaaaatcattccttagaaaaAATGATCTCAAGgctcatatgaatattcatgccggggtaaagctacacaaatgtgacatttgttcaaaatcattcgttTCAAAAATTTACCTACGTACTCACATGGTTATTCATAGAgcggtaaagccacacaaatgtgacatttgttcaaaatcattccgtAGAAAGTATAATGTcagtgtacatatgaatattcatactggggaaaagccacacaaatgtgacgtcTGTTCGAAATCATTTCTTAGCAAAAAAGAACTCAAGGCTCATACAAGTATTCATAGTAGGGTAAAGCCACAcgagtgtgacatttgttcgaaATCATTCCATTCGAACGATCTACTCCGCAGACACATGGTTATTCATAGTGgagtaaaaccacacaaatgtgacatttgttcaaagtcATTCCATAGAAAGAATCAACTCAACGTTCATAAGAATATTcacactggggtaaagccatatAAATGTGaggtttgttcaaaatcatttcttAGAAAACATGAACTCAAGGCTCATGTGAGTATTCACAGTGGGGTAAAACCACACGaatgtgacgtttgttcaaaatcattccattCAAAAATTTGCCTACGTAATCACATGGCTATTCATAGTccggtaaagccacacaaatgtgacatttgttcaaaatctttcCGTAGAAAGTATCAACTCAGCGTTCATAAGAATACTCATtctggggtaaagccatacaaatgtgatgtatgttcaaaatcattcctttCAAAATTTTACCTACGTACTCACATGAATATTCATAGTGAGGTAAAGTCACACACGTGTGACATTTGTTCCAAATCATTCCGTTCGAAAGGTCATCTCTGCAAACACATAgttattcatagtggggtaaagtgA
- the LOC143919977 gene encoding uncharacterized protein LOC143919977 isoform X2, translated as MRHCIPLHSPGVCASPAQLAMECRLCLRSTPAESFVFIHDDPHPLRLAQRIWTCCQLRVRKGDHLPDTICLSCVNNLELLDSFRNACIQNDTTSRVELDKYLKIKPEEVLLEDLIWEDELDAHCPPDICSSPVDGEIPGGENTWNDNTVEIINTNRHILAEELPLREALDKMCSTHSELDHKNKFQDNLFTHKLNLATQKNFNTRRKLHECDICSKSFFSKFYLRTHMGIHSGIKSYICDICSKSFRTKKELCQHIVIHSGVKPHKCDICSKSFHSKHQLRKHIVIHSGVKPHKCDICSKSFLRQYELTIHKNIHTGVKPHKCDICSKSFLKKNELTVHKNIHTGVKPHKCDICSESFHSKYQLCKHIVIHSGVKPYKCDICSKSFLRKYELTVHKNIHTGVKPHKCDICSKSFHSKYQLRKHIVIHSGVKPYKCDICSKSFLRKFELTVHKNIHTGVKLHKCDICSKSFCRKSQLNVHKNIHIGVK; from the exons at GCGCCATTGCATTCCTTTGCACTCTCCAGGAGTTTGTGCTTCTCCTGCCCAACtagcgatggagtgcagactttgtctcCGCTCTACTCCAGCAGAGTCCTTCGTCTTCATCCACGACGACCCTCATCCACTGCGTTTGGcgcaacgcatttggacctgctgtcagctgcgg GTAAGGAAAGGAGACCATCTGCCAGATACGATATGCCTTTCTtgtgtcaacaatctggaattgctcgaCAGCTTTCGAAACGCTTGTATTCAGAATGACACAACGTCGAGGGTGGAATTAGACAAGTATTTGAAAATCAAGCCGGAGGAAGTTttgctggaagatttaatatgggaagatgAGCTGGATGCTCATTGCCCACCCGACATTTGTAGTTCACCAGTCGATGGCGAG atccCTGGAGGAGAAAATACTTGGAATGATAATAcggttgaaataataaataccaaTAGACACATTCTGGCGGAAGAATTACCATTACGAGAAGCTTTAGATAAGATGTGCTCTACACATTCTGAATTGGACCATAAAAACAAATTCCAAGACAACTTGTTTACCCATAAACTTAATCTTGCGACACAGAAAAACTTTAACACTCGAAGAAAGCTGcatgaatgtgatatttgttcaaaatcattcttttcaaaattttacctACGTACTCACATGGGTATTCATAGTGGGATAAAGTCATAcatatgtgacatttgttcaaaatcattccgtACAAAAAAGGAACTCTGCCAACACATTGTTATTCATAGTggagtaaagccacacaaatgtgacatttgttcaaaatcattccattCAAAACATCAACTCCGCAAACACATAgttattcatagtggggtaaagccacacaaatgtgacatttgttcaaaatcattccttagaCAGTATGAACTCACCATTCATAagaatattcatactggggtaaagccacacaaatgtgacatttgttcaaaatcattccttaAAAAGAATGAACTCACCGTTCATAagaatattcatactggggtaaagccacacaaatgtgacatttgttcagaATCATTCCATTCAAAATATCAACTCTGCAAACACATAGTTATTCATAGTGgagtaaagccatacaaatgtgatatttgttcaaaatcattccttagaaaGTATGAACTCACCGTTCATAagaatattcatactggggtaaagccacacaaatgtgacatttgttcaaaatcattccattCAAAATATCAACTCCGCAAACACATAGTTATTCATAGTGgagtaaagccatacaaatgtgatatttgttcaaaatcattccttagaaaGTTTGAACTCACCGTTCATAagaatattcatactggggtaaagctacacaaatgtgacatttgttcaaaatcattctgtAGAAAGAGTCAACTCAACGTACATAAGAATATTCATATTGGAGTAAAGTaa
- the LOC143919977 gene encoding uncharacterized protein LOC143919977 isoform X1 yields the protein MECRLCLRSTPAESFVFIHDDPHPLRLAQRIWTCCQLRVRKGDHLPDTICLSCVNNLELLDSFRNACIQNDTTSRVELDKYLKIKPEEVLLEDLIWEDELDAHCPPDICSSPVDGEIPGGENTWNDNTVEIINTNRHILAEELPLREALDKMCSTHSELDHKNKFQDNLFTHKLNLATQKNFNTRRKLHECDICSKSFFSKFYLRTHMGIHSGIKSYICDICSKSFRTKKELCQHIVIHSGVKPHKCDICSKSFHSKHQLRKHIVIHSGVKPHKCDICSKSFLRQYELTIHKNIHTGVKPHKCDICSKSFLKKNELTVHKNIHTGVKPHKCDICSESFHSKYQLCKHIVIHSGVKPYKCDICSKSFLRKYELTVHKNIHTGVKPHKCDICSKSFHSKYQLRKHIVIHSGVKPYKCDICSKSFLRKFELTVHKNIHTGVKLHKCDICSKSFCRKSQLNVHKNIHIGVK from the exons atggagtgcagactttgtctcCGCTCTACTCCAGCAGAGTCCTTCGTCTTCATCCACGACGACCCTCATCCACTGCGTTTGGcgcaacgcatttggacctgctgtcagctgcgg GTAAGGAAAGGAGACCATCTGCCAGATACGATATGCCTTTCTtgtgtcaacaatctggaattgctcgaCAGCTTTCGAAACGCTTGTATTCAGAATGACACAACGTCGAGGGTGGAATTAGACAAGTATTTGAAAATCAAGCCGGAGGAAGTTttgctggaagatttaatatgggaagatgAGCTGGATGCTCATTGCCCACCCGACATTTGTAGTTCACCAGTCGATGGCGAG atccCTGGAGGAGAAAATACTTGGAATGATAATAcggttgaaataataaataccaaTAGACACATTCTGGCGGAAGAATTACCATTACGAGAAGCTTTAGATAAGATGTGCTCTACACATTCTGAATTGGACCATAAAAACAAATTCCAAGACAACTTGTTTACCCATAAACTTAATCTTGCGACACAGAAAAACTTTAACACTCGAAGAAAGCTGcatgaatgtgatatttgttcaaaatcattcttttcaaaattttacctACGTACTCACATGGGTATTCATAGTGGGATAAAGTCATAcatatgtgacatttgttcaaaatcattccgtACAAAAAAGGAACTCTGCCAACACATTGTTATTCATAGTggagtaaagccacacaaatgtgacatttgttcaaaatcattccattCAAAACATCAACTCCGCAAACACATAgttattcatagtggggtaaagccacacaaatgtgacatttgttcaaaatcattccttagaCAGTATGAACTCACCATTCATAagaatattcatactggggtaaagccacacaaatgtgacatttgttcaaaatcattccttaAAAAGAATGAACTCACCGTTCATAagaatattcatactggggtaaagccacacaaatgtgacatttgttcagaATCATTCCATTCAAAATATCAACTCTGCAAACACATAGTTATTCATAGTGgagtaaagccatacaaatgtgatatttgttcaaaatcattccttagaaaGTATGAACTCACCGTTCATAagaatattcatactggggtaaagccacacaaatgtgacatttgttcaaaatcattccattCAAAATATCAACTCCGCAAACACATAGTTATTCATAGTGgagtaaagccatacaaatgtgatatttgttcaaaatcattccttagaaaGTTTGAACTCACCGTTCATAagaatattcatactggggtaaagctacacaaatgtgacatttgttcaaaatcattctgtAGAAAGAGTCAACTCAACGTACATAAGAATATTCATATTGGAGTAAAGTaa